In bacterium, the following proteins share a genomic window:
- a CDS encoding ribonuclease HII, whose product MIHELLKFETECWDHHHHRVAGTDEAGRGPLAGPVVAAAVIFEKDFIIEGVTDSKQLNEVQRETFFEVIQKQALAFHIAIIDHEQIDRINILQASLKGMRECIESMPIKADYILIDGNADAFPKNHFYGTRQKPIVKGDSKSFSIAAASILAKVTRDRLMVEYDKIFPLYQFAKHKGYPTPDHIDAIRKHGLSTIHRKTFCAGILHEQLGLGF is encoded by the coding sequence ATGATACATGAACTGCTGAAATTTGAAACGGAATGCTGGGATCACCACCACCACCGAGTGGCGGGAACTGACGAGGCCGGGCGCGGTCCTTTAGCTGGCCCGGTTGTGGCTGCTGCAGTGATATTCGAGAAAGATTTTATCATTGAAGGCGTTACGGATTCCAAACAATTGAATGAAGTACAACGCGAGACATTCTTTGAAGTGATCCAAAAACAGGCGCTGGCCTTTCATATCGCCATTATAGATCATGAGCAGATTGACAGGATCAACATATTACAGGCTTCGCTGAAAGGCATGCGCGAGTGCATCGAATCCATGCCGATCAAAGCGGACTACATTCTCATCGACGGTAACGCCGATGCGTTTCCAAAAAATCATTTTTACGGCACGCGCCAAAAGCCGATTGTAAAAGGCGACTCCAAGAGTTTTTCCATTGCGGCTGCATCTATATTGGCCAAAGTAACCCGCGACCGGCTTATGGTGGAGTACGATAAGATATTTCCGCTATATCAATTTGCGAAACACAAAGGTTATCCGACGCCGGATCACATTGACGCCATCAGAAAGCACGGACTTTCAACCATACACCGAAAAACTTTTTGCGCGGGAATTTTGCATGAACAGCTTGGTCTTGGATTTTAG